DNA from Demetria terragena DSM 11295:
CAACTTCTCCCTTTGCGCAGTCCGCCGCCGACGGCGCCCAGCCGCTCCTTGCCGCGGCCATCTGGGAAATGCCCCCGCTGTCGTTCCTTGGACCGGACGGCTTCCGCGCCTGGCGCGGAGCACCGGTACTGGAGCAACCCGGTGTCCGCGCTCTCGACGATCACAGCGCCGAACTCGTCTGGGACATGTGCGTCCGAGAAACCGGCACCGATCTTCTGGTCTGACCCACCTGCTTGACCCGCGCCATACCGCCAGGTCTTCAGGTCTTCAATCGACGGAATGCCGACCTTAGGCCAATGGTCGAGACGCGTTCATCGGCTGCCACTGCGATGGGGTCGTTGGCGTGGTGCCAACGTCCCGTACTCACGAAGGAACACCCATGTCTTGGCATTCCTTATCCCGGCCGGCTGCGCGTATGAGCGTGGCAACCGTGGCGCTCGCTCTCACCGCTGGCGGGCTCACCGTCCCGGCGTACTCGTCCTCACTCCCCTCCTCACCCGCGCAGAACGGAGATTCCTCGTGGGCGGACACCGCCTATCGCGGCGCCCCCGAAGTCGTCGGATCAGCCGCTGGCGCGAAGACCATCGACGGCCGGGTCTTTATTGACCGCGACCGCGATTCCCAGGCCGACTCGGATGAGCTCGGTCGACCCGGCGTCGTGGTTTCTAACGGCCGCGACACCACGCGTACGGACGCCGACGGCCGCTATGAGCTGCCGGTCTATAAGAACATGACTGTGACCGTCACTCAGCCGAGCGGATACACCGTTCCGGTGGATGCGGACAACATCCCCCAGTTCCACTACCACCACCTTCCTCAGGGTTCACCGACGTTGAAGTACGGCGGCATCGAACCGACCGGCCCGCTGCCCGACCAGATCAACTTCGGCTTGGTCAAAGCTCCGGCCCAGGGCAAAAACAAGCAGTCCTGTGTCATCGGTGGAGACATTCAGCCCTACGACAAGCAGGAGATGGAGTACGCCCTGAAGGGCGCCTTCGCCGACCTCGCGAAGCGCACGGACTACTCCAGCTGCGGCTCGCTGTTCATTGGCGACATCGTGGGTGACGACCTGTCGCTGTATCCCGACGTACGCAAGGCGGCTCGTACGCTCAACGGCCCCGCGCGCTTCCTCCCGGGCAACCACGACATGGACCTGGATGCGAAGGACAGCGCCCACTCCATGGACACCTTCCGGGCCAGCCTCAGCCCGGAGTACTACTCCTACGACGTGGGCAAGGCGCACGTCGTAGCGCTCAACTCTGTGGAATACCCGGCCGGCAAGTCGTACACCGGATCGATCGACGAGCGGCAAATGCAATGGCTGCGCAACGACCTCGCCACCGTGCCGAAGAACAAGGTGGTCGTGCTCGCCATGCACATTCCGCTGCTTGACTTCGCCGACCACGACCTCCCCCAGCACCAGGTAGCGCAGGTCAAGGAGATCTACCGCTTGATCGG
Protein-coding regions in this window:
- a CDS encoding calcineurin-like phosphoesterase C-terminal domain-containing protein, giving the protein MSWHSLSRPAARMSVATVALALTAGGLTVPAYSSSLPSSPAQNGDSSWADTAYRGAPEVVGSAAGAKTIDGRVFIDRDRDSQADSDELGRPGVVVSNGRDTTRTDADGRYELPVYKNMTVTVTQPSGYTVPVDADNIPQFHYHHLPQGSPTLKYGGIEPTGPLPDQINFGLVKAPAQGKNKQSCVIGGDIQPYDKQEMEYALKGAFADLAKRTDYSSCGSLFIGDIVGDDLSLYPDVRKAARTLNGPARFLPGNHDMDLDAKDSAHSMDTFRASLSPEYYSYDVGKAHVVALNSVEYPAGKSYTGSIDERQMQWLRNDLATVPKNKVVVLAMHIPLLDFADHDLPQHQVAQVKEIYRLIGNREAIALGGHTHSLENLRKGDSVAGWKSVMGVDKLPFNHITAGAISGDWFSGQMDPKGYPKAVQRDGARPGVLTLDLQGTKVKERFTIRGEKDSEQMSLGMNSPRYREWFAKHYTGTKSKGGAEPFADSTTVSKADLDAGTWLTTNFHLGSTGSTVKVSIDGGKPVTAKRTQSMTGEASRVGAKWSDPAATQEQLVHGGSVADRSMHLWRTNLPKGLKAGKHTAEVEATDVHGRTFNKTIDFTIGKAKAVQ